From the genome of Gammaproteobacteria bacterium:
CGCCTGGGCCTCGGCCTTGGAACGAAACTTGATCTGGGTGAGCTTGGAAACGCCATCGACCAGCTGCGCCACTTCCTCACCGAAACGATCCGCGATTTCCGATCGCTCGGTGGGCGTGTCTTCCAGCACGTCATGCAGGATGGCGGCGATGACGGTAGCCCGGTCCATGCGCATGGACGCCAGCACCGAGGCAACCGCTACGGGATGGGTGATATAGGGTTCACCGGAAACGCGCTTCTGGCCCTCGTGGGCCTTGGCACCGAATTCGAAGGCCTGCTCGATTTCGGCGACCTGCTCGGCGTCGAGATACTCCCCTGCCAGCGACAGCAGCCGGTCGACACCGGCCACGCGCTTCAGCTTGCCAGCGCGATTGAAGACTGAAGCGGCATAACTCATGGGGAAAAGGAGGCGAGAGGGTGTTGCCAGCGGTCACCGGGGCGAGCAAGCGCCCCGGACGACCCGCCAGGTTCAGACGCCGCTCTCGTCCTCTGCCGGCTTGGCATCTTCGCTCTCGGCTGCTTCGACAGCTTCGGCAGCAGCGGCTTCGGCAGCAGCAGCTTCGGCTTCGGCAGCGGCAGCGGCAGCCAGCGGGTCATCGGATTCATCGAGGATGTCGACGCTGACGTGGCCCTCGGCAATTTCGCGGAGCGCAACGACGGTCGGCTTGTCGTTTTCCCAATCGAGATGGGCTTCCGAGCCATTGGACAGCTGACGCGCGCGCTTGGTGGCGATCAGCACGAGCTGGAAAAGGTTTTCGACCTGCGGCATGCAGTCTTCGACGGTTACACGAGCCATGGATGCACTTCCTCAACAATGATCTTTGGTGAAACGGCCGATCAGTGTATCCCAACTGCGCAGGATTTGGCCAGAAATATCGCGTTTTTTTCCCTTAATTCAGTGGCTTACGTCGTCAACGGCATCAATCCGACGCGGCGCTGTTGCCTGCCAGCAGGTTACGCACCAATGGCTTGAGCTCATCCCGGTCCACCCGGCTCTGCTCGCCCTTGCCGCGCAGGATCCGCTGCAACTCTTTCAGGGCGTGGGAAAAGTTGTCATTGACCACCACGAAGTCGAAGTCCTTCCAGTGCGACATCTCCGCCTCGGCATCGCCCATGCGCCGGGCAATGACATCATCCGCATCGGTGGCGCGGTTGCGCAGGCGACGCTCCAGCTCGGCCCGCGACGGTGGCAGGATGAAAATGCTGATGCACTCCGGCCAGGCCGCTCGCACCTGCTCGGCACCCTGCCAGTCGATTTCCAGGATCACGTGCTTGCCTTCGGCCAGCTTGGCCTCGATATGCTCGCGCGAGGTGCCGTAGTGGTTGTCGAAGACCCGGGCATGCTCGACAAATGCGCCCTGCCCGATCATGGCCTCGAATTCCCGGCGCGACACGAAGAAGTAATCCCGCCCGTCTTCCTCGCCATCCCGCTTCGTGCGCGTGGTGTAGGACACCGAGTAATCGACCTGCGGGTCATCGTGTACCAGTTCCTTCACGAGGCTGGTCTTGCCTGCACCCGATGGCGCGCTGATGACAAACAGTTTTCCGGCTGGCTTGTTCATGCTCACTCTATGTTCTGGATCTGCTCGCGCATCTGCTCGATGAGGACCTTGAGGTCCACGGCCGCCTTGGTGCTGGCCTTGTCCTGCGACTTGGAACCCAGTGTATTGGCTTCGCGGTTGAACTCCTGC
Proteins encoded in this window:
- the rpoZ gene encoding DNA-directed RNA polymerase subunit omega — translated: MARVTVEDCMPQVENLFQLVLIATKRARQLSNGSEAHLDWENDKPTVVALREIAEGHVSVDILDESDDPLAAAAAAEAEAAAAEAAAAEAVEAAESEDAKPAEDESGV
- the gmk gene encoding guanylate kinase → MNKPAGKLFVISAPSGAGKTSLVKELVHDDPQVDYSVSYTTRTKRDGEEDGRDYFFVSRREFEAMIGQGAFVEHARVFDNHYGTSREHIEAKLAEGKHVILEIDWQGAEQVRAAWPECISIFILPPSRAELERRLRNRATDADDVIARRMGDAEAEMSHWKDFDFVVVNDNFSHALKELQRILRGKGEQSRVDRDELKPLVRNLLAGNSAASD